Below is a genomic region from Syntrophorhabdaceae bacterium.
GTTATCCTCGTGAGATTTGAAGTAACCGGAGAAAATAGTGGGTCCTTTGGCCACAAGCTCCCCTTCGCGGCCGGGCGGCACCTCCTGCCCGTACTGGTCGAGCACTTTGTACTGGGAGTAAGGACAGTCCTTCTGCCCCACGGTCGTGCAGATTGTATCCAGATCGGCGTTAAGTCGCGTCATGGAGCCCAATCCTTCGGAAGCGCCGAGTGTGTTCACGAACTTGCAGCCTATCTTTTCATAGACGCTTCTCACTAGCTCCGGCGTGCTCGGGGCACCTCCGGAGTAAATCTTTTTCAGTGAGGAAAGATCGTAGTCCCCGAGGTTATCAAGACTTACCATCTTTTGAATGAGCGCGGGCACAGTGGGAAAGGCGGTGACCTTTTCCCGCCCGATGACCCTGCAGATCTCTTCGGCATCGGTCGAATCAGTTATCACATATTTGCAGAAGTTCAGAAAAGCGCTGCCCACGCCGTTATGCATGCCCTGGGCATGGCTCACCGGCGCTGCTGTGAGAATGGTATCCAGGCTTGTGATCTCCCATGCTCTTGAATGGTATTCAACGCTCGCGATGTAGTCGTTGTGGGTCCTGGGTACCGCCTTGGGAAGCCCGGTCGTGCCTCCGGTGAGAAGTATGATTGATACCTCCATGGGGTCGGGGCGCCGCTCATCGAGCGCCTGGAATTCTGCAGCGGTCGGCTCGCGGGATAATGTCACCGATTCAAGCGGGGTGAAGAATGTGTCATCATGGCCCCTCACGGACAAAAGGTGCGCGAGGCTCTTATTCTGCTCTGCCACTTTTTTGAGCATTGGCATGTACCCAGTATTCTTGTACACGTCGGGGCCAATCCATGCCACGGGCTCTGTGAGTGATGCGATGTGCAGGACCTCGGCGAGGCCGTGCCTCGAGATAAGAAGAACCGGGATGGCCCCGATCTTCTGAAGGGCATAGAAGGCGAGGATATATTCGTGCCAGTTTGGGATTTGAAGGAGCACAAATGCGCGCTTTTCGATCCCTAACGCCATGAAGCCAACGGCCAGGCGGTCAACTTTTGAGCGAAGCTCCCGACAGGTAAAACGATGGGTATCGTCGACAAGGCATTCTTTGTCCGGATAGAGGTCCGTTGCTTTGTTGAACATATCTCCCCAGGTGATGCCTAACCACCATCGGTGCTTGTTGTACTCTTCTGCATCCTCGGGTCTGTAAGGCTCAAATCCTTGCACGGGCATGGCGCACCTCGTAAATACGTTCTTTAGAATACGAATAGATCGAGACCGCCCATCATATTCATGATCGCACCGGTCATGTAGGCGGCGCTGTCCGAGACGACATACGCTACGGCGTCCGCTATTTCCTGGGGAGTGGCCGCACGCTTGAAAGCGGTTCTATTCTCAACGGCCAAACGCACCGGTTCCGGAAGCATGTCATGCTGGTCTGTTGCCGATATACCTATGAGCACGCAGTTTGCCGTGATATTGTATCGTGCTCCTTCCAGGGCGGCAGACTTGGCAAGGGCAATGAGGCCCGCTTTAGCGGCCCCGTAGCTCGACTGTCCCGCTCCTCCCATCACGCCCGCCACGGATGTTACGTTGACGATGCGGCCAAACTTATTTGCGCACATATCCTCCCAGGCCTGTTTGATGCAGTAAAAGGCTGAGTTGAGACAGAGTTTGATCTCATAATCCCATTCTTCGGTGGTCGTCTTTCTGATGCTCACGTTGTGTCCCATCTGGGCAGCGTTGTTCACAAGGATGTTTACGGGACCCAACTCCGCCTTTATTTGAGCGAAAGCCCGGGCCACCTCTTGCGGTGCACTCGCGTCCATTTGAACGGCCATGGACTTACGCCCCATCGCCTTTATCTCATTGACAACAGAAAGGGCTCCCTCCATGTGCTTAAAGCCGGTTACGACCACGTCGGCTCCATCGCGCGCCAGTGCAAGCGCGGCGTATTTCCCGATACCTTTAGGCATGGAAGCGCCGGTAACGAGTGCCAGTTTTCCCTGTAATGACATGCATGCCTCCTCTACGTTTATTGTGTAACCCTTTGGATCGTGCTAATCAGACCCCAGAAGCCGCGAGAGCTCGCTCGCGGATTTGGCTACAACGGGGCCAAACCGATGGGCCTCCTTGCTTGAGAAAAGCACAAAGATCTCTATATATCCGATGGGTATCCTTCTTGCGTCGAGCACTGGCGCGGCCACGACGTTGAGTCCCTGGCTCGCCTGGCCTAAATCCTCCGCAAATCCAACACTGCGACATTTTTCAAGGTCGTCATTTAAACGCTCTCTATCGAATTTCGCAGGGTCTCCGTAGAAGCGATTATCGCCCTCCTGGAGAAGGCCATCCAGGTCCTCGTGAAGCAGATGCGCGGCTATCGCTTTTCCGTGTGCGCCGTAGGTAAGCGGCAGACGATGCCCTATGCGCATGGTAAGACCGATATTACCCTCACCTTCGTGCTTTGCCGCCACGAACACCTGACTGCCCGCAATAAGCCCGAGGATAGCGGTGCTGCCGGTTTTTTTAGCGAGGTCCTTGAGTATAGGCTCCGCCAGGCGGGCCGGACTCATGTCGTCGAGCACTTTTCGGGAAAGGGAGATGAGCGCAGGACCTAAGGCGTAGCCCTGTCCATCGCAGTTTCGCTGCACGAGTCCGAATGTCTGCAACGTTTCGAGAATAGCGAAGGCCCTGCTCTTGTGCAGACCGGCCTTTGCGCAAATCTCGTTGAGGCTCAAATGAGACGATTGCGTATCGGCGAGCGTGAACAGGACACGGGATGATTGTTCTACTGCCGGTACCTTATAGCGGGTTCTTGGATTTTTCTTTGCATCGAACATCTTAGGTTCTCCTCTGAGAACTAAGGTTCTCCACAGTACATATCATTGAGGATATGAGAAGTCAAGGAAAAAGGAGGATCATTGGTTCTTAGGCTGCTTCAGATGCTGGGGAAGGTAAGTAATGCCGGAGGCGGGCCTTAAACCGGCACAGTGCCAAGCACCACCGGATTTTGAGTTATATCACCAGAACCTATCGTCCTTTCCATTCTTTGATTTTTCTTTATGTTTGTAAGGTCTTGGACGTTCCCCGATCATTAACGCTTTCCCGCTCTTTCCTCACATTTCTAGGTAGATACTATACAAAAACTATACAATGATCTGGGGCAACACAAGCTCAGTGGCATTTCACTCTCTTGATCAGTTCTTCCAGTTTCCTGGCTTGGCCGCTGTCTAATTGCCTTAACTTTGATATCAATTTGATCGCTTGGGTGCAATCACCGTCAGATATCGACAGGACGGCGAAGTCATGTAGAGTATCCTTGTCATCCGGCTTGATTGATAGAGCCATTGAGTATGCCTTCTTGGCGTTATCGTATTGCCCAACATCTTCGTAAGCTGTTCCTAATACGTATAAATACTCATCGTTCTTGCGATCTATTAGGACCGCCTTTTCGTAATTGCTGACTTCCAAGTCGTATTCACCTTTTTCGTAATAAACGCCCCCGAGGCCTTCATAGGCATCAGCGTATTTGTTGTCTATGGATAGGGCCTTCTGATAGAACTCTATGGCCTTGTTCCAATTTCTTTTCGCCTCTTCCAGTTGGGCTTGAGCGTAATAATAATCTGCACTTCCTTCCGTCAGTCTCTTGTCCGAGCCGCTAAAGGCCTCTTTAATAAGATTTATGGGAATTGCGAAATTAAGATTCTGCGCCGTGTTGTTTTCATCTCGTAACGATGCGGATGTTATTCCGATGGTTTTCCCATTCGTGTCAAACAGACCTCCCCCGCTGCTGCCTGGAGAGATGGGAGCGGTGAACTGAATCAATTTGACACCAGATAGCTGACGAGCAGGATTCGCTATGACCCCCTCAGATACCGAGTTCTCCTGACCCAAAGGGCACCCTATCGCTATCACCTTTTGACCGCTCAAAAGGGCATCCGAATCCCCCAGGCCTTTGACGTAAGGAGTTTCTGTAGCATCGAACTGTAAAAGGGCGAGATCGGATTTCCTGTCCAACCCCATAAGGCCCTTCAGACGATAATAAGCTCCTGATGGTAGCTTAGCCACGGTTTTGCTAATATCCGATCCTTGTACAACATGATAATTAGTTACCAGACGCCCCGCTGCGCTAACGAATATTCCACTACCCTGAGCCAACGGGTTTCCGTCCTTGTCATATACCAGTATGGTAGCGGTTGCCTTTCGATTAACTGAGATGTTGTGCTTGTAAGCTTCGCTGTTATAGACCTCAATGGCAACGGCAACAATGATTGCAAGCACGAAGGCTATGAGAATCTCTTTCGAGAAATGTCGAACAAGCTTTAGGAATCCCCCGATCTTTTCGTTGAGAAATGACCATCGTTCCTTACCATTAGACATCTTGAATTTTATTATATAACATCTAGCTTTTGAACTAAACCCCAAAGTTGTCATGAAAGGAGGAAAGGGACAGCGAGGGGAGAAATCCCTTTCTATTGTGGAGAAACTAACTTTAGAGGTGGTAAAATAGTTGAGAGTAAGTCACTGCTATCAATTTCTTCGCAGAAAGGACACACATGGTAAATGCATTAAGTACTCTAGATAGGGCACTCAATGAGAGACCAAGTATACAAAAACTATACAGTGAAGATGTGGTTTGAGGGGCTAGTATGTGGGGTGCTCCCCCTAAGGCATTGAAAACATTAATGCCGGAGGGGGGGCTTGAACCCCCATGGTACCAAGTACCACCGGATTTTGAGTCCGGCGCGTCTGCCAATTCCACCACTCCGGCATGCCTAATATTAAAGGGTTTGCACGTCATTTGTCAACCATTCTCTACCCCGACTGTAGCAGAATTGTAACACAAATCCAGGGTCTCTATGCTCGCTCTGAGGCTTTCAGGATAGTGGTGCGCGTATCGTGCGGTCATTGCAAGCGTTTTATGCCCAAGCAGTTCTTTCACCTTATAAAGATCGACGCCTCTTTGTACAAGTCGTGTAGCAAAACTATGACGAAGATCGTGAAACGTGAAGTCGTCAATTTCTGCTTTGCTTAGAGCCTTGTCATAAGCAGCCCGCAGGCTTCTCACCGCGACGGGGAATATCTTCCCGGAAATATCTCGAACTTTGACCTTTCTCAGCACATCTTGGACCAGATTGGACATAGGAATTGTTCTCTTCTCGCCGTTCTTAGATCGCACCACTGTAACGGTTTTTCTTGAAAAGTCTACGTCCTGCCATCTGAGATTAAGGATCTCTCCTCTTCTCATGCCGGTATGAAGCGCAACAACAAGAAGTGTTCTCAACCAACGGGGATTTTCTGCACAGTCGAGTAATTTCTGTTCTTCCTCTTCTGTAAGCCAGCGGGACCGCGCATTCTTGTTTCCTACCGAGAATGAAAGCTTGTTTACAGGGTTATCCTTTACCCATTCCCATTCCTTTATAGCGATATTGAACATTCGCCGGAGCAGAGCAAGTTCCTGGTACACAGTTGCTGGTTTCACTTCTTCCAGCCTTTGTCTTCTGTACTCTGCAATCAGTTTTGTGCTGATTTGGAAAAGGGTCTGGTTGTTGAAGAACCGCGAGAGCGCCTTGATTGAGATGGGATCTCGTGAATGCCGGTGTTCCGCAAGGTACTTCGAAGTCATCTCCTGGAATGTAGTTGCTTTTGCCCGAGTTGACGTAAAATACCTACCCTCTATCATGTCCGTCATGATCTTGGCATATAGTTTCTCCGCAAGCTTTCTATTGTCGGTCTTCAAAGATTCTTGAACCCTCCTGCCTTGATACTGAATACTAAACCAAAACGTTTTATCTCTCTTATATAGCCCCATGTTATGTTTTACCTCCTCCTGGAGCTTCTGGTCTGGACAGGAGGATTATACCACGATCCCCTTTCCTTGCAACTGGATATCCATTGCATTATTTCGGCCTCGTCAAAGCGTAACAGGCCATTGACCTTGAAATAGGGGATAATGCTTTGTTCCGCCCAGGCATAAATCGTTGATGGCTTTGCTTGAAGCATTTCAGCAACCTGTTTACAGGTAAGGATTTTCATGAACTCAATCCAGCCACACTTGCTTTCTTAGTTAACGGTAAAATTGCCGTCTTTTCCGCCATTTCCATTTTTCCACCTCCCATTTTTTCCAAAAGTTCTGACTTTGTGCGCCCTTGGCTGTCGTATTGACAAAACCTCCAGGAAGGACCCGCGGTTATGAAGATGAGACAGTAAGGGTAACCTGGTAACCTTTTCCAGGTGGGATCCATAAGGGGTATTTTTCTTTCAACTATC
It encodes:
- a CDS encoding trypsin-like peptidase domain-containing protein gives rise to the protein MGFSSKARCYIIKFKMSNGKERWSFLNEKIGGFLKLVRHFSKEILIAFVLAIIVAVAIEVYNSEAYKHNISVNRKATATILVYDKDGNPLAQGSGIFVSAAGRLVTNYHVVQGSDISKTVAKLPSGAYYRLKGLMGLDRKSDLALLQFDATETPYVKGLGDSDALLSGQKVIAIGCPLGQENSVSEGVIANPARQLSGVKLIQFTAPISPGSSGGGLFDTNGKTIGITSASLRDENNTAQNLNFAIPINLIKEAFSGSDKRLTEGSADYYYAQAQLEEAKRNWNKAIEFYQKALSIDNKYADAYEGLGGVYYEKGEYDLEVSNYEKAVLIDRKNDEYLYVLGTAYEDVGQYDNAKKAYSMALSIKPDDKDTLHDFAVLSISDGDCTQAIKLISKLRQLDSGQARKLEELIKRVKCH
- a CDS encoding site-specific integrase, whose product is MKTDNRKLAEKLYAKIMTDMIEGRYFTSTRAKATTFQEMTSKYLAEHRHSRDPISIKALSRFFNNQTLFQISTKLIAEYRRQRLEEVKPATVYQELALLRRMFNIAIKEWEWVKDNPVNKLSFSVGNKNARSRWLTEEEEQKLLDCAENPRWLRTLLVVALHTGMRRGEILNLRWQDVDFSRKTVTVVRSKNGEKRTIPMSNLVQDVLRKVKVRDISGKIFPVAVRSLRAAYDKALSKAEIDDFTFHDLRHSFATRLVQRGVDLYKVKELLGHKTLAMTARYAHHYPESLRASIETLDLCYNSATVGVENG
- a CDS encoding AMP-binding protein; the encoded protein is MPVQGFEPYRPEDAEEYNKHRWWLGITWGDMFNKATDLYPDKECLVDDTHRFTCRELRSKVDRLAVGFMALGIEKRAFVLLQIPNWHEYILAFYALQKIGAIPVLLISRHGLAEVLHIASLTEPVAWIGPDVYKNTGYMPMLKKVAEQNKSLAHLLSVRGHDDTFFTPLESVTLSREPTAAEFQALDERRPDPMEVSIILLTGGTTGLPKAVPRTHNDYIASVEYHSRAWEITSLDTILTAAPVSHAQGMHNGVGSAFLNFCKYVITDSTDAEEICRVIGREKVTAFPTVPALIQKMVSLDNLGDYDLSSLKKIYSGGAPSTPELVRSVYEKIGCKFVNTLGASEGLGSMTRLNADLDTICTTVGQKDCPYSQYKVLDQYGQEVPPGREGELVAKGPTIFSGYFKSHEDNLNTFTADGFFKTGDLAKIDASGTMTITGRIKETILRGGETISAVAIERLICSHPCVTDAAVIGMPDKQMGERICAYVTLKEGTGLSFQELVTYLRSIGASVLQLPERLEIIDAIPLTKVGKRDKKVLKDDITRKLGS
- a CDS encoding SDR family oxidoreductase, encoding MSLQGKLALVTGASMPKGIGKYAALALARDGADVVVTGFKHMEGALSVVNEIKAMGRKSMAVQMDASAPQEVARAFAQIKAELGPVNILVNNAAQMGHNVSIRKTTTEEWDYEIKLCLNSAFYCIKQAWEDMCANKFGRIVNVTSVAGVMGGAGQSSYGAAKAGLIALAKSAALEGARYNITANCVLIGISATDQHDMLPEPVRLAVENRTAFKRAATPQEIADAVAYVVSDSAAYMTGAIMNMMGGLDLFVF
- a CDS encoding IclR family transcriptional regulator, encoding MFDAKKNPRTRYKVPAVEQSSRVLFTLADTQSSHLSLNEICAKAGLHKSRAFAILETLQTFGLVQRNCDGQGYALGPALISLSRKVLDDMSPARLAEPILKDLAKKTGSTAILGLIAGSQVFVAAKHEGEGNIGLTMRIGHRLPLTYGAHGKAIAAHLLHEDLDGLLQEGDNRFYGDPAKFDRERLNDDLEKCRSVGFAEDLGQASQGLNVVAAPVLDARRIPIGYIEIFVLFSSKEAHRFGPVVAKSASELSRLLGSD